One Candidatus Komeilibacteria bacterium CG_4_10_14_0_2_um_filter_37_10 genomic window, AAAAGTTAGAAAAGCCAAATTATACTACCTCCGGGACTCCAAAAAGAGACTTAAAGAGAAAATGGTTTCTTAAATTATCTTACTTATTAAGAAAAGCAGTTTAATGAATATGCTTTTCTTAATTTAGCGGACGTGGTGGAATTTGGTAGACACGCAAGCTTGAGGGGCTTGTTCCCGTCTGGGAGTGGAGGTTCAAATCCTCTCGTCCGCACCAAATAAAGCTGGTTCTTGTTATCAATGTTAGTAGTTTAATATTTTTCGTAATAGATTTTACGCCAGTAAAATCTAAGAGGAATTTTGCGACTTGAATAGTGGAGCTAATTGACGAATCTACATGATTCGTCAAGGAGCGAAACGGAACAAGTCGAAAAATGACGAGGGCCCGTAGTTCAGCTGGTTAGAATGCCTGCTTTGCAAGCAGGAGGTCAGCGGTTCGAATCCGCTCGGGTCCACCAGCCTTCGCCAAGGCTTCGGCTGGCACAGCCACAAAACTTTAATAATATTTATATGGAATTTTTCTTTGGTCTTATCGCCGTCGCTATCGGCGTTTCTGTAATTTGGAAAACTGAAGGCTATTTAAGTTTCTTCGGTCGTGTTGCTTGGGCCGAAAGAAATCTGGGCGTAGAAGGTGGTAGTAGGCTTTTCTACAAACTACTGGGATTGGTAATTATATTTTTTGGCTTTATGGCAATCACTGGATTATTTGATGGATTTATGCAAGGATTAGCTAGCGTCTTAACCGGTGGTGCTAGTAGAAAATAAATAGCCAAAAACAAATAACTGAATTATGGGCACTTAGCTCAGCTTCAGCCACCCGCTGCGCCAAAGCGCTAGCGCGGCGATAAGGCTGATTGTCCTCTGGACGAGGTTAGATAGTAATTATTTAATAAGAGTAACGGTTTAACAAAATAATATCTTGGGCACTTAGCTCAGCTGGTTAGAGCGCATGGTTTACATCCATGAGGTCGGGGGTTCGAAGCCCTCAGTGCCCACCACGTAAAATAAGGCTTATCAAGTACTATAAGATACTTCACCTACATCATAAAAACACACTTGTCCTCAATCAAAATTATCTTGATCAGGCCGAGTGTGTTTTTGTTTGTATTAACTCAGTCCAGTGATCATGAAATTGCCTTTGGTTCATTGACTTTAACTATAATTAAGCTTCTGAGAAAAAAATATTTGTAATTTAATACTAAACTAACCAGAAATGATAATTAATTTATTATTTTTTTCTTTTTTGACGGTACATATTATTGTTGATCTTGTCAAAAGGTTGTATAATATTATTAAGTTGAGTTAATTTATTTATCATTTAACACAACCATTGAATAAGATTTTTATAATTAAAGGAGGTGAGAAAAATGGCCAAGAAGAAAGCTGCAAAAAAAGCTGTAAAGAAAGTTGCAAAAAAGAAAGTTGCAAAAAAGAAAAAATAGTTAGGTCTTCTTCTAACTAGAAGAAATACAAAAATCCAGCTTGCTCATGCTACTGGATTTTTGTTTTGTCTAAAATTCATCAAACTAATTATTCCCACTAAATCAAATTAAGCTAATTTGTTGCCTTTTTTCGCTATTAATCGCTATTTTTATTCTACCATACTGACCATCGAAGCCCGGTTGAATATCTATTTCTTTATTCCGCATTTTGATAATAGCTTCGGCGATTTGCACATTACTAATTTTGATAATTTGTTCTTTACTTAAATTTAAAAGTATATTGAATTCATTACCACCTCTTTGCACTAACTGATCATATAAATTTATAATTTTTTTTGCTCCTTTACCCACCTGATAAACGTCAGCTAGGATTTCTTGCAGGGGGACAATGCTGACGAAATTACCTAGCCTGTGGATATCTTTTTCACTGCGATCGGCTAATTCATCTACCCGGTAGGCAACGCCCAGCGTTAATTGCCGGCCACAGATTGGGCAAATACCTTTTCTTTTTTTAGTTTCTGCTGGCGCAAAAGAAACATTGCAAGCACGATGACCATCATAATGATACATACCTTCTTCGGGATAAAACTCAATGGTCTGAACTAATTTGTTTGCCGATTTATCATTAATCGCTGTTTTGATCTCTGCATAAGACAGTTCATCTAAAGCAAAAATATTGGCCTCCCGTCCCAGATTAGCTAAACTATGAGCGTCGGAATTGGAAATTAAATTAATATGGTCCAAGGCTGACACTCGCCAATTCATCAAAGGATCAGAGGAAAGACCAGTTTCAATAGCTTTGATCTCGGGGGTCATTTCTTCAAAGCATTCCGCTAATGAATTATACCCTGATTTGGAGCCAAAAACCGCAAACCACGGTGTCCAAGCATGTGCTGGGACCATAAAGCCGTCAGGATCAACATCCTTTAATATTTTTAGAATATCTTTAGCACTCATTCCTAATATTGGCCGACCATCGGATTTTAACTTTGCTCCTCGTTTTTCTAATGCCTGATTAAATATTTGCACCTTCTCTAAACTAGAAAGAAATAAACATAAATGCAAACGCCTAACCTTACCTAGGTGTGAGTAAATAGCGGCAACCTCAGTGCTCATGATAAAATAAGTATTCTGACTATTATTTTTTAGCTGATAAAGTCCAGAGGCTTTTTCCACTAATAACTCTTTCATTTCCCAATATCGTTGCGGGTGCGTAAAGTCGCCGACCGCCACCACATCAATCCCTTTTTTCTGACACCAAATATCAATATTGGGTAATGTTAACATAGGCGAACAAGCACGCGCGTAGGGAGAATGAATGTGTAGATCGGCAATTATCTTCATATTTTATATAAATAAATCTTTCCGCTTTTTTTGTCGGTAACAGTATCCAATTCTTGACTGGATTTTATCGTGGGCAAGCAAAAAGCGTAAGTAATTAGTAATGTTCCTGATTTTAATTTTGGCATTATTCGAGATTCTACTTTTTCCTGGGCCGTTGGTAATAAATAAGTAAAAATATAATTTACTTCCTTAAAATCTGCTTGAAAAAAATTCTGATAAACTATTTTAATATTTTGGCGATAGGGGAAAGTTCTAATTTTGGCGCGTAAATAGGCCCATAAGTTTATTTCATAACCAATGCCCTGTGCTCCATACTTTTTCCAGGCCGCTATCAACACCCGTCCATCGCCACAGCCCAAGTCAACTAATGTCTTACCTTTCTCCAAAACAACTTGTTCCCAAATTTGCTCAATTTTTTTCGCTGATAAAGAAACAAAAGGAACGCGGGTTCGTAAATAAGCAACCAAGGAAACGGTGGTCAAGATAGCGGTGATAAAAATTATTAACAACAATATAATAAGCGTGAATAACATGGCTATATGGTAG contains:
- a CDS encoding DNA helicase UvrD; its protein translation is MKIIADLHIHSPYARACSPMLTLPNIDIWCQKKGIDVVAVGDFTHPQRYWEMKELLVEKASGLYQLKNNSQNTYFIMSTEVAAIYSHLGKVRRLHLCLFLSSLEKVQIFNQALEKRGAKLKSDGRPILGMSAKDILKILKDVDPDGFMVPAHAWTPWFAVFGSKSGYNSLAECFEEMTPEIKAIETGLSSDPLMNWRVSALDHINLISNSDAHSLANLGREANIFALDELSYAEIKTAINDKSANKLVQTIEFYPEEGMYHYDGHRACNVSFAPAETKKRKGICPICGRQLTLGVAYRVDELADRSEKDIHRLGNFVSIVPLQEILADVYQVGKGAKKIINLYDQLVQRGGNEFNILLNLSKEQIIKISNVQIAEAIIKMRNKEIDIQPGFDGQYGRIKIAINSEKRQQISLI